Proteins found in one Neurospora crassa OR74A linkage group II, whole genome shotgun sequence genomic segment:
- a CDS encoding mitochondrial phosphate carrier protein, producing MAPSTPKVDAVVEKAKAAAAPEMSAASLYGRFALAGAICCSVTHGALTPVDVVKTRIQLDPVTYNNGMIGGFKKVVQNEGAGALLTGVGPTFAGYFLQGAFKFGGYEFFKQQSINLLGLETATNNRTAVYLASSAAAEFFADIALCPLEATRIRLVSQPTYASGLISGFGKMLKNEGIGAFYAGFGPILFKQIPYTMSKFVVYEKVAEAVYSVYPKKDMSDSAQTAVNLGSGLIAGFAAAIVSQPADTMLSKINKTPGAPGESTTSRLVKIAKELGLKGSYTGIGARLFMVGTLTAFQFAIYGDVKKSLGATSGVELAK from the exons ATGGCCCCCTCTACCCCCAAGGTCGACGCCGTCGTCGAGAAGGCtaaggctgctgctgctcccgaGATGAGCGCTGCCAGCCTCTACGGCAGATTCGCTCTTGCTGGTGCCATCTGCTGCTCCGTCACCCACGGTGCCCTCACCCCTGTCGATGT CGTCAAGACTCGCATTCAGCTCGACCCCGTCACCTACAACAATGGCATGATCGGTGGCTTCAAGAAGGTCGTCCAGAACGAGGGTGCCGGTGCCCTCCTGACCGGTGTCGGCCCTACCTTTGCTGGTTACTTCCTCCAGGGTGCCTTCAAGTTCGGTGGTTACGAGTTCTTCAAGCAGCAGAGCATCAACTTGCTCGGCCTTGAGACCGCCACCAACAACCGCACTGCCGTCTACCTCGCTTCctccgccgctgccgagTTCTTTGCCGACATTGCCCTCTGCCCCCTCGAGGCTACCCGTATCCGTCTCGTCTCCCAGCCCACCTATGCCAGCGGCCTCATCAGCGGCTTCGGCAAGATGCTGAAGAACGAGGGTATCGGCGCTTTCTACGCCGGCTTCGGACCCATTCTCTTCAAGCA gATCCCCTACACCATGTCCAAGTTCGTCGTCTACGAGAAGGTCGCCGAGGCCGTCTACAGCGTCTACCCCAAGAAGGATATGTCCGACTCTGCCCAGACCGCCGTCAACCTTGGCTCCGGTCTCATTGCCGGTTTCGCCGCTGCCATCGTCTCCCAGCCCGCCGATACCATGCTCTCCAAGATCAACAAG ACCCCCGGTGCTCCCGGCGAGTCCACCACCTCTCGTCTCGTCAAGATCGCCAAGGAGCTCGGCCTCAAGGGCTCTTACACCGGTATCGGTGCCCGTCTCTTCATGGTCGGCACCCTTACTGCCTTCCAGTTCGCCATCTATG GCGATGTCAAAAAATCCCTCGGAGCCACGTCAGGTGTAGAGCTCGCCAAGTAA